The Burkholderia pyrrocinia genome includes a window with the following:
- a CDS encoding transposase translates to MFMANEGIRLRPRNRVHERACPIGKAVDDEVPSLGLAATNVCQNVSGRDAAPMLGIRCTIPSRDSVPIGDTNRTSVAFDRCRLLLKGQFKKEPGRAVYFPTNPTDRARPGSKHHVLVEVNGVPVSAILTGANRNDVAQLLSLVDAIPSIRGTRVPTASRAQGHLRRSWLRFRLASRPTSRARHRTGHRQAPHRTRQRPGQIPRGVERTHSWLHGFRRLRIRFERRSDIHEAFLKLACSLVCWNSFSRTERPF, encoded by the coding sequence ATGTTCATGGCAAACGAGGGTATCCGGCTGCGCCCCCGGAATCGGGTGCACGAAAGAGCATGCCCAATCGGGAAAGCAGTCGATGATGAAGTGCCCAGTCTAGGACTGGCAGCGACGAATGTCTGTCAGAACGTGTCAGGTCGCGATGCCGCGCCGATGCTCGGAATCCGATGCACTATCCCGTCCCGCGATTCGGTGCCGATCGGCGACACGAATCGCACAAGCGTCGCGTTCGATCGCTGCCGTCTTCTCCTAAAAGGTCAGTTCAAAAAAGAGCCCGGAAGGGCTGTTTACTTTCCAACGAACCCCACCGATCGCGCACGGCCAGGGTCCAAACACCACGTCCTCGTAGAGGTGAACGGCGTTCCTGTCAGCGCGATCCTGACCGGCGCGAACCGCAACGATGTCGCGCAACTGCTGTCGCTGGTCGACGCGATTCCGTCGATTCGCGGCACGCGCGTGCCGACCGCTTCGCGAGCCCAAGGTCATCTACGCCGATCGTGGCTACGATTCCGACTCGCATCGCGGCCGACTTCGCGAGCGCGACATCGGACCGGTCATCGCCAGGCACCGCACCGAACACGACAGCGGCCTGGGCAAATTCCGCGGGGCGTCGAACGGACTCACTCGTGGCTCCATGGCTTCCGCCGGCTTCGCATTCGCTTCGAACGCCGATCCGACATTCACGAAGCATTCCTAAAACTAGCCTGTTCACTCGTCTGCTGGAACAGCTTCAGCCGGACTGAGCGGCCTTTTTGA
- a CDS encoding ESPR-type extended signal peptide-containing protein, with protein MNRIYRTVWNDASGCWNVAAENARGRRKGTLSTRSTRFVAGPIAASIFALGATVMVPDVYAQSYCVSSSGSAQIPSGTQGAGSINCGTTAEAYGNNAIAIGAYAVAGVSGTATIQNGVAIGDGATASGQASMALGYTSTASGDYSMALGYGALATNGEAVSFGYFATASGSSATAVGAVATASGKASSAFGNAARAIADQTTAIGYTAMASGGSATAVGTAALASGVSSTALGEGATASGDEGNALGYHSIASGGASTAIGVIATASSSRATAIGFGAVAAGAQSTAVGNFANATSSTDVAIGYGATASGGATLAAGYLAVASAGYTTALGRQSTASAGGATAVGAVDTASGVNAAAFGTVSTASGTASLAMGYGAQAYGNSSIAEGISAVAGVSGSASSVIGDVAIGASATASGGSSTAVGRISKASGALSSTYGVASTATGTASTAVGYTSKALADNTVAVGENAVAYGTSSVALGQNSISGVSGSSSSVQNTIAIGNFAHATGNISTSIGNGSTASATDSIAMGNTSVATATDAVALGSTSLASGTDSTATGFASTASGASSAAYGTNSKAYGNSSIAEGNGAVAGVSGSPSSVVSDIAIGTGASATGGTSIAMGTTATANSANAVAIGTSAYATGGNAVSIGDANTASGNGAVAIGDPNVASGTGAVALGANNTASAQGAVAIGNLNSATGQGAVALGNSSSATAASALAFGDSAIANQSQSIALGASATAGAQAGDVALGSGSVTSTVVNTTSATLNGVTYSGFAGTNAASTVSVGASGSPRTVTNVAAGRISSTSTDAVNGSELYAVALADQTHDYSVNSTSTGTDTNYNNAGATGSNALASGVSATAAGAAATAVGNGSNASGADSVALGNASTASIGSGVAIGSGAIASANTGDVALGAGSTTSTVVNTTSATINGVTYSGFAGTNATSTVSVGASGSPRTVTNVAAGQISSTSTDAVNGSELYSVANTLTSDIAAAQTHDYSVNSTSTGTDTNYNNAGATGSNALASGVSATAAGAAATAVGNGSNASGADSVALGNASTASIGSGVAIGSGAIASANTGDVALGAGSTTSTVVNTTSATINGVTYSGFAGTNATSTVSVGASGSPRTVTNVAAGQISSTSTDAVNGSELYSVANTLTSDIAAAQTHDYSVNSTSTGTDTNYNNAGATGSNALASGVSATAAGAAATAVGNGSNASGASSVALGNASTASIGSGVAIGSGAIASANTGDVALGAGSTTSTVVNTTSATINGVTYSGFAGTNATSTVSVGASGSPRTVTNVAAGQISSTSTDAVNGSELYSVANTLTSDIAAAQTHDYSVNSTSTGTDTNYNNAGATGSNALASGVSATAAGAAATAVGNGSNASGAGSVALGNASTASIGSGVAIGSGAIASANTGDVALGAGSTTSTVVNTTSATINGVTYSGFAGTNATSTVSVGASGSPRTVTNVAAGQISSTSTDAVNGSELYSVANTLTSDIAAAQTHDYSVNSTSTGTDTNYNNAGATGSNALASGVSATAAGAAATAVGNGSNASGAGSVALGNASTASIGSGVAIGSGAIASANTGDVALGAGSTTSAVVNTTSATINGVTYSGFAGTNATSTVSVGASGSPRTVTNVAAGQISSTSTDAVNGSELYSVANTLTSDIAAAQTHDYSVNSTSTGTDTNYNNAGATGSNALASGVSATAAGVAATAVGNGSNASGADSVALGSAASATTSGGVALGAGSVADRAAGTYTDPITHNSFTTAMGAVSVGASGSLRQITNVAPGTQSTDAVNLSQLEAAVSSLTGSIESVASTASGSSSSGSTSSGSTSSTSTDPYVTANVSSYTAPSSTGSDALAVGNSAVASGSSSTAVGNGSSATGSSSTAVGNGSSATGSSSTALGNGAVATAANSVALGAGSVASEANTVSVGSVGDERRITNVAPGINGTDAVNVNQLKAGLGNLENQISGNLNKAYAGTAAAMAAAGLRFDDRPGKYSAAAATGYYHGQMGVAVGMGGTSENGRWRVNGGISISPTLSKPDFGAVVGVSHTFN; from the coding sequence ATGAACAGAATTTACCGCACCGTGTGGAACGACGCATCGGGCTGCTGGAACGTGGCCGCGGAAAATGCACGAGGACGTCGCAAGGGGACTTTGAGCACACGCTCCACACGCTTTGTCGCGGGTCCGATTGCTGCATCAATCTTCGCGCTCGGTGCAACCGTCATGGTCCCGGACGTTTACGCCCAATCATACTGTGTCAGCTCGTCTGGCTCTGCGCAGATTCCAAGCGGGACGCAGGGTGCCGGTTCCATTAACTGCGGCACGACGGCGGAGGCTTACGGAAATAACGCGATTGCGATCGGCGCATATGCTGTCGCAGGTGTTTCGGGCACAGCAACGATTCAGAACGGCGTCGCAATTGGGGACGGGGCGACGGCGTCCGGGCAAGCCAGCATGGCGCTGGGTTACACGTCAACCGCGTCAGGAGACTACTCCATGGCGCTGGGTTATGGGGCCCTTGCAACCAACGGCGAGGCTGTTTCTTTCGGTTATTTCGCGACCGCGTCGGGTAGTTCTGCGACGGCAGTCGGCGCGGTGGCGACGGCGAGCGGAAAAGCCAGTTCCGCGTTCGGCAACGCCGCGCGCGCCATTGCCGATCAAACCACGGCGATCGGTTATACCGCGATGGCATCGGGCGGAAGTGCCACCGCAGTGGGCACGGCAGCGCTTGCCAGTGGTGTCAGCAGTACGGCGCTTGGGGAGGGGGCGACGGCATCTGGCGATGAAGGAAACGCGCTGGGCTACCATTCGATCGCTTCCGGCGGCGCCTCGACTGCTATTGGCGTCATTGCCACTGCAAGTTCATCACGAGCCACGGCCATCGGCTTTGGCGCAGTGGCAGCAGGTGCCCAGAGCACCGCAGTGGGAAACTTTGCCAACGCTACCAGCAGTACTGATGTTGCCATCGGATATGGAGCGACGGCATCCGGGGGAGCAACACTGGCGGCAGGGTATTTGGCGGTGGCATCCGCCGGTTACACGACGGCCCTCGGCCGTCAGAGTACCGCTTCGGCCGGTGGTGCAACTGCGGTAGGTGCGGTCGACACGGCCTCTGGCGTGAACGCGGCTGCATTCGGGACAGTATCCACCGCGTCAGGCACGGCTTCGCTTGCTATGGGATACGGAGCTCAAGCGTATGGCAATAGCAGCATTGCGGAGGGTATCAGTGCAGTAGCTGGTGTGTCGGGTTCTGCATCATCGGTGATTGGCGATGTGGCAATTGGTGCTTCGGCCACTGCGTCCGGCGGTTCATCAACCGCAGTCGGCAGAATCAGCAAGGCGTCAGGCGCGCTGAGCTCCACGTACGGCGTGGCCAGTACCGCCACGGGGACCGCAAGTACCGCGGTTGGTTACACGTCGAAAGCGCTAGCAGACAATACTGTCGCAGTGGGAGAGAATGCGGTCGCCTATGGTACTTCCAGCGTTGCTCTCGGCCAGAATTCAATTTCGGGTGTTTCCGGTTCGAGCTCGAGCGTCCAGAACACGATTGCCATTGGCAATTTTGCACATGCGACGGGGAACATCTCGACGTCGATCGGCAATGGCTCGACGGCGAGCGCGACCGATTCAATCGCAATGGGCAACACGTCCGTGGCCACTGCGACGGACGCCGTGGCATTGGGCAGTACCAGCCTGGCATCAGGAACCGACAGCACTGCGACGGGCTTTGCAAGCACGGCGTCAGGGGCGTCGAGTGCGGCCTACGGGACGAACAGCAAGGCGTACGGAAACAGCAGCATCGCCGAGGGCAACGGTGCGGTTGCGGGTGTTTCGGGCTCTCCTTCCAGCGTCGTGAGTGATATTGCCATCGGCACCGGCGCAAGTGCCACGGGCGGCACCTCGATTGCCATGGGCACCACCGCGACTGCCAATTCGGCCAATGCGGTAGCCATCGGCACGAGTGCTTATGCGACTGGCGGCAACGCTGTGTCGATCGGCGATGCGAACACCGCGTCGGGCAACGGCGCAGTGGCCATCGGCGATCCGAACGTCGCGAGCGGAACCGGCGCGGTCGCCCTCGGTGCGAACAATACGGCGAGCGCCCAAGGCGCCGTGGCGATCGGTAACCTCAACAGCGCCACGGGACAAGGTGCGGTAGCGCTGGGAAATTCCTCCAGCGCAACAGCAGCAAGCGCGCTCGCGTTCGGCGATTCGGCCATCGCAAACCAGTCGCAGTCGATCGCATTGGGCGCCAGCGCGACCGCGGGCGCACAGGCGGGGGATGTGGCCCTGGGGAGCGGGTCGGTTACCTCGACAGTGGTCAACACCACCAGCGCGACGCTTAACGGGGTGACGTACTCCGGCTTCGCCGGTACGAATGCGGCCAGCACGGTGAGCGTGGGGGCGTCGGGCAGCCCGCGCACCGTCACCAACGTGGCGGCTGGCCGGATCAGCTCGACCAGCACGGATGCGGTGAACGGCAGCGAGCTGTATGCCGTGGCCCTGGCTGACCAGACGCACGACTACAGCGTGAACAGCACGTCGACCGGAACGGATACGAACTACAACAACGCCGGTGCGACGGGTTCGAACGCGCTGGCATCGGGTGTCAGTGCGACCGCCGCGGGCGCGGCTGCGACGGCGGTAGGCAATGGCAGCAATGCCAGCGGTGCGGACAGTGTGGCACTGGGCAACGCGAGCACGGCCAGCATCGGATCGGGCGTGGCAATCGGCAGCGGTGCCATTGCCAGTGCGAACACGGGCGACGTGGCGCTGGGGGCGGGCTCGACGACATCGACGGTGGTGAACACCACGAGCGCGACGATTAACGGGGTGACGTACTCCGGCTTCGCCGGCACGAATGCGACCAGCACGGTGAGCGTGGGTGCGTCGGGCAGCCCGCGCACGGTCACCAACGTGGCGGCCGGCCAGATCAGCTCGACCAGCACGGATGCGGTGAATGGTTCCGAGTTGTACAGCGTGGCTAACACGCTGACCAGCGATATCGCAGCGGCGCAGACGCACGATTACAGCGTGAACAGCACGTCGACCGGAACGGACACGAACTACAACAACGCCGGTGCGACGGGTTCCAATGCGCTGGCATCGGGTGTCAGTGCGACCGCCGCGGGCGCGGCTGCGACGGCGGTAGGCAATGGCAGCAATGCCAGCGGTGCGGACAGTGTGGCACTGGGCAACGCGAGCACGGCCAGCATCGGATCGGGCGTGGCAATCGGCAGCGGTGCCATTGCCAGTGCGAACACGGGCGACGTGGCGCTGGGGGCGGGCTCGACGACATCGACGGTGGTGAACACCACGAGCGCGACGATTAACGGGGTGACGTACTCCGGCTTCGCCGGCACGAATGCGACCAGCACGGTGAGCGTGGGTGCGTCGGGCAGCCCGCGCACGGTCACCAACGTGGCGGCCGGCCAGATCAGCTCGACCAGCACGGATGCGGTGAATGGTTCCGAGTTGTACAGCGTGGCTAACACGCTGACCAGCGATATCGCAGCGGCGCAGACGCACGATTACAGCGTGAACAGCACGTCGACCGGAACGGACACGAACTACAACAACGCCGGTGCGACGGGTTCGAACGCGCTGGCATCGGGTGTCAGTGCGACCGCCGCGGGCGCGGCTGCGACGGCGGTAGGCAATGGCAGCAATGCCAGCGGTGCGAGCAGTGTGGCACTGGGCAACGCGAGCACGGCCAGTATCGGATCGGGCGTGGCAATCGGCAGCGGTGCCATTGCCAGTGCGAACACGGGCGACGTGGCGCTGGGGGCGGGCTCGACGACATCGACGGTGGTGAACACCACGAGCGCGACGATTAACGGCGTGACGTACTCCGGCTTCGCCGGCACGAATGCGACCAGCACGGTGAGCGTGGGGGCATCGGGCAGCCCGCGCACGGTCACCAACGTGGCGGCCGGCCAGATCAGCTCGACCAGCACGGATGCGGTGAATGGTTCCGAGTTGTACAGCGTGGCTAACACGCTGACCAGCGATATCGCAGCGGCCCAGACGCACGATTACAGCGTGAACAGCACGTCGACCGGAACGGACACGAACTACAACAACGCCGGCGCGACGGGTTCCAATGCGCTGGCATCGGGTGTCAGTGCGACCGCCGCGGGCGCAGCTGCGACGGCGGTAGGCAATGGCAGCAATGCCAGCGGTGCGGGCAGTGTGGCACTGGGCAACGCGAGCACGGCCAGTATCGGATCGGGTGTGGCAATCGGCAGCGGTGCCATTGCCAGTGCGAACACGGGCGACGTGGCGCTGGGGGCGGGCTCGACGACATCGACGGTGGTGAACACCACGAGCGCGACGATTAACGGCGTGACGTACTCCGGCTTCGCCGGCACGAATGCGACCAGCACGGTGAGCGTGGGGGCATCGGGCAGCCCGCGCACGGTCACCAACGTGGCGGCCGGCCAGATCAGCTCGACCAGCACGGATGCGGTGAATGGTTCCGAGTTGTACAGCGTGGCTAACACGCTGACCAGCGATATCGCAGCGGCGCAGACGCACGATTACAGCGTGAACAGCACGTCGACCGGAACGGACACGAACTACAACAACGCCGGCGCGACGGGTTCCAATGCGCTGGCATCGGGTGTCAGTGCGACCGCCGCGGGCGCAGCTGCGACGGCGGTAGGCAATGGCAGCAATGCCAGCGGTGCGGGCAGTGTGGCACTGGGCAACGCGAGCACGGCCAGTATCGGATCGGGTGTGGCAATCGGCAGCGGCGCCATTGCCAGTGCGAACACGGGCGACGTGGCGCTGGGGGCGGGCTCTACCACGTCTGCGGTGGTGAATACCACGAGCGCGACGATTAACGGCGTGACGTACTCCGGCTTCGCCGGCACGAATGCGACCAGCACGGTGAGCGTGGGGGCATCGGGCAGCCCGCGCACGGTCACCAACGTGGCGGCCGGCCAGATCAGCTCGACCAGCACGGATGCGGTGAATGGTTCCGAGTTGTACAGCGTGGCTAACACGCTGACCAGCGATATCGCAGCGGCCCAGACGCACGACTACAGCGTGAACAGCACGTCGACCGGAACGGACACGAACTACAACAACGCCGGTGCGACGGGTTCCAATGCGCTGGCATCGGGTGTCAGTGCGACCGCCGCGGGCGTGGCTGCGACGGCGGTAGGCAATGGCAGCAATGCCAGCGGTGCGGACAGTGTGGCACTGGGCAGTGCCGCATCCGCAACGACAAGCGGCGGCGTTGCACTCGGTGCGGGGTCGGTGGCCGATCGCGCGGCTGGCACGTACACGGATCCGATTACGCACAACAGTTTCACGACCGCTATGGGAGCGGTGTCGGTAGGCGCTTCGGGATCGTTGCGGCAGATCACCAACGTGGCGCCGGGCACGCAGTCTACGGATGCGGTGAACCTGAGCCAGCTGGAGGCGGCAGTGAGCTCGCTCACGGGCTCGATCGAGTCGGTGGCGTCCACGGCGTCGGGTAGTTCCAGCTCTGGCAGTACGAGCTCGGGCAGTACGAGTTCGACGAGCACGGATCCGTACGTGACGGCGAACGTCTCGAGCTACACGGCACCAAGCTCGACGGGTTCCGATGCGCTTGCGGTGGGCAATAGCGCGGTGGCCTCGGGCAGCAGCAGCACGGCAGTGGGTAACGGCAGTTCGGCGACGGGCAGCAGCAGTACGGCAGTGGGCAACGGCAGTTCGGCGACGGGCAGCAGCAGCACGGCACTGGGCAACGGCGCGGTGGCGACGGCCGCGAATTCGGTGGCGCTGGGCGCCGGCTCGGTGGCGAGCGAAGCGAACACGGTGTCCGTGGGCTCGGTGGGCGATGAGCGACGCATTACCAACGTGGCCCCTGGCATTAACGGCACAGATGCGGTCAACGTCAACCAGCTCAAGGCCGGTTTGGGCAATCTGGAAAACCAGATCTCGGGCAACCTGAACAAGGCCTATGCGGGAACGGCAGCGGCGATGGCTGCGGCAGGACTGCGCTTTGACGATCGCCCCGGAAAATACTCTGCCGCGGCAGCCACGGGCTATTACCACGGACAGATGGGCGTGGCCGTCGGGATGGGTGGCACGTCCGAGAATGGTCGCTGGCGCGTGAACGGGGGCATCTCGATTTCACCGACGCTCAGCAAGCCAGACTTTGGTGCGGTCGTGGGCGTTTCGCACACCTTCAATTGA
- the ompA gene encoding outer membrane protein OmpA translates to MNRLTRLTLVASVAALTTAAQAQPASSTRQPTPDNWADGTGTGVWMNGTNELCWRDASWTPATADARCDGALDAPQRRSEGPPPMTTDADHPSIQADALFDFDKSALKPHGKEKLDELAGRLSTVNLEVVVVTGYTDRTGAVAYNDGLSLRRALAVKAYLVSKGVPAGRIYAEGKGSRNPITAGCNDKSHMKLIACLAPDRRVEVEVVGTIRR, encoded by the coding sequence ATGAACAGATTGACGAGATTGACTCTTGTTGCATCGGTTGCTGCTCTGACTACAGCCGCGCAGGCGCAACCCGCATCATCAACCCGGCAGCCAACTCCCGATAACTGGGCAGATGGCACTGGCACAGGTGTCTGGATGAACGGGACAAATGAGCTGTGCTGGCGCGATGCATCATGGACCCCCGCAACTGCGGACGCGCGGTGCGATGGAGCGCTGGATGCGCCACAGCGGCGCTCGGAAGGCCCGCCGCCTATGACGACGGATGCTGACCATCCATCGATTCAGGCCGACGCACTGTTCGACTTCGATAAATCCGCGCTGAAGCCCCATGGGAAGGAAAAGCTGGACGAGCTGGCTGGCAGGCTCTCAACGGTGAATCTGGAGGTCGTTGTTGTAACTGGCTACACCGACCGCACGGGCGCAGTAGCATACAACGACGGCTTGTCGTTACGTCGCGCGCTGGCCGTCAAGGCGTACCTGGTGAGCAAGGGGGTACCTGCGGGACGAATTTATGCGGAGGGAAAAGGTTCGCGAAATCCGATTACGGCGGGCTGCAACGACAAGAGCCACATGAAGCTTATTGCGTGCCTTGCCCCGGATCGTCGGGTGGAAGTCGAAGTCGTTGGCACGATCAGGCGGTAG
- a CDS encoding tetratricopeptide repeat protein, with amino-acid sequence MTENLLTLLHVQSLFRRCDLIAAACAIDAWRAAMPDDHDALACLAHLLRLRGRHADAREALDRALDASPEAELPLVEMARLANATAGAPAALPWYNRAWQARPNAIDWLDEWFDVLLRCGHIGQASFVAARLCECAPDRADNWFKLGLAHQQQGAHAAAVEAYRRAMALDPLLPMLANNLAAAHVDLGGYDTARPMLEDVISREPNHAFAWTNLANLHLKCRAPEASLIAAERACALAPDFSNALQARANALKELQCWNEARAVTEHAARGAPDRPGTAWSLAMMQLVHGDYHNGWINHEARWAGAPELRGRHHRIDRPQWQGQPLAGKTLFVWGEQGFGDALQFVRFVPMIAERVRREGGRLVYCCFADLLPLFSRSLAACADHIVPHDMRPLPPFDYHLPLCSLPLMLGITLETLPRRVPYLTADTERVAHWRERLSHTGTLKVGLVWTGNRTHQRNPLRSVSSVAYADAFAALPNIEFHNLQLDAHAEVMQAREAGLALVDHADALQTFDDTAALVCNLDLVITVCTSVAHLSGALGIPTWLLLDVNPHWVWMLERNDSPWYPTTRLYRQARYGEWRSVLDRLRADLTVLSKRGRALIDTHPSGHM; translated from the coding sequence ATGACGGAAAACCTCCTCACTCTGTTGCACGTGCAGTCCCTTTTCCGCCGTTGCGATCTGATCGCCGCGGCATGCGCAATCGACGCATGGCGCGCCGCGATGCCCGACGATCACGACGCGCTCGCGTGCCTCGCGCATCTGCTGCGTCTGCGGGGTCGCCACGCCGATGCGCGCGAAGCGCTCGACCGGGCGCTCGATGCGTCGCCGGAAGCCGAACTCCCGCTCGTGGAAATGGCGCGGCTCGCGAATGCGACGGCGGGCGCGCCCGCCGCTCTGCCCTGGTACAACCGGGCTTGGCAAGCACGTCCCAACGCGATCGACTGGCTCGACGAATGGTTCGATGTGCTCCTTCGATGCGGGCATATCGGGCAGGCATCCTTCGTTGCCGCACGCTTGTGCGAGTGCGCCCCCGATCGCGCCGACAACTGGTTCAAGCTCGGGCTCGCACATCAGCAGCAAGGCGCGCACGCCGCGGCAGTCGAAGCGTATCGCCGCGCGATGGCGCTCGATCCCCTGCTGCCCATGCTGGCAAACAATCTGGCGGCCGCCCACGTCGATCTCGGCGGGTACGACACGGCCAGGCCGATGCTCGAGGACGTGATCTCGCGAGAGCCGAATCATGCATTCGCGTGGACGAACCTGGCCAACCTGCATCTGAAATGCCGCGCCCCCGAGGCCAGCCTGATCGCGGCCGAACGCGCGTGCGCGCTCGCACCTGATTTTTCGAACGCCCTGCAAGCACGGGCGAACGCATTGAAGGAACTGCAGTGCTGGAACGAGGCGCGAGCAGTGACTGAACACGCGGCGCGCGGTGCGCCGGACCGGCCCGGCACCGCCTGGTCGCTGGCGATGATGCAGCTCGTCCACGGCGACTACCACAACGGCTGGATCAATCACGAGGCTAGATGGGCCGGAGCGCCCGAGTTGCGCGGCAGGCATCACCGCATCGACCGGCCGCAGTGGCAAGGCCAGCCTCTCGCCGGCAAGACGCTGTTCGTCTGGGGTGAACAGGGCTTCGGCGACGCGCTGCAGTTCGTCCGGTTCGTGCCGATGATCGCCGAACGCGTCAGGCGGGAAGGCGGCCGGCTCGTCTACTGCTGCTTCGCCGACCTGCTGCCGCTGTTCTCGCGCAGCCTCGCCGCCTGTGCAGATCACATCGTTCCGCACGACATGCGCCCACTGCCGCCGTTCGACTATCACCTGCCGCTGTGCAGCCTGCCGCTCATGCTCGGGATCACGCTGGAAACGCTGCCTCGGCGCGTTCCGTATCTGACGGCAGACACGGAACGCGTCGCGCACTGGCGCGAGCGCCTGTCACACACCGGCACGCTCAAGGTCGGCCTGGTCTGGACCGGCAACCGCACGCATCAGCGAAACCCGCTGCGCTCGGTGAGCAGCGTCGCGTACGCGGATGCCTTCGCCGCACTGCCGAACATCGAGTTCCACAACCTGCAACTGGACGCTCACGCCGAAGTCATGCAAGCGCGCGAAGCGGGACTCGCGCTCGTCGATCACGCAGACGCGCTGCAAACGTTCGACGACACGGCTGCGCTCGTGTGCAATCTCGATCTCGTGATCACGGTATGTACATCTGTCGCGCACCTATCCGGCGCACTCGGCATACCGACGTGGTTGTTGCTGGACGTGAATCCGCACTGGGTCTGGATGCTCGAACGCAACGACAGCCCGTGGTATCCAACCACGCGGCTCTATCGCCAGGCCCGCTACGGAGAGTGGCGATCGGTGCTCGACCGGCTGCGTGCCGATCTCACCGTGTTGAGCAAGCGCGGCCGGGCGCTCATCGATACGCATCCGTCTGGCCACATGTAG
- a CDS encoding OmpA family protein, with amino-acid sequence MQVLAVTIAALAGSVSAHADDAGVTFPERDEAWLKEGTFPNVDNLRQMMPGLSKDQVYALLQEPHFSEGFFGVRKWNYIFNFRTGKGNEYITCQYQIVYDGNAQVKSTHWKEHECDALVAQASAAPAAAAPTVSEHFAVNDDVLFAFDRSSLNDLLPGGQTALDDIAERLNGGYRNLKSVTIIGHADRIGPDAHNQELSLARAQTVRDYLVAKGLPRNPVVVAGAGSTTPVTNGCPAGKTVEAIRCLQPDRRVTIDVAGEKRD; translated from the coding sequence ATGCAGGTGCTCGCCGTGACGATTGCAGCGCTGGCCGGCTCGGTGTCCGCGCATGCGGACGACGCTGGCGTGACGTTTCCGGAGCGCGACGAAGCGTGGCTGAAGGAAGGGACGTTTCCGAACGTCGACAATCTGCGGCAGATGATGCCCGGGCTGTCAAAGGACCAGGTCTATGCGCTGCTGCAGGAGCCGCACTTCTCGGAAGGCTTCTTCGGCGTGCGCAAGTGGAACTACATTTTCAACTTCCGAACGGGTAAGGGCAACGAGTACATCACGTGCCAGTACCAGATCGTCTACGACGGCAACGCTCAGGTGAAGAGCACGCACTGGAAGGAGCACGAGTGTGATGCGTTGGTGGCTCAGGCATCGGCGGCGCCGGCGGCTGCCGCGCCCACGGTGTCGGAGCATTTCGCGGTGAACGACGACGTGCTGTTCGCGTTCGACCGTTCGTCGCTGAATGATTTGCTGCCTGGCGGACAAACGGCGCTGGACGATATCGCGGAACGGCTGAACGGCGGCTATCGGAACCTGAAGTCGGTGACGATCATCGGGCATGCGGACCGGATCGGGCCGGATGCGCATAACCAGGAACTGTCGCTGGCGCGGGCGCAGACGGTGCGCGATTACCTCGTGGCGAAGGGCTTGCCGCGCAATCCGGTGGTGGTAGCGGGGGCGGGCAGCACGACCCCGGTGACGAACGGGTGCCCGGCGGGCAAGACGGTCGAGGCGATTCGGTGCTTGCAGCCGGACCGTCGGGTGACGATCGATGTCGCCGGGGAAAAGCGCGATTGA
- a CDS encoding peptidylprolyl isomerase, which translates to MENRMSKKWSGVLAALLVAGVPVAGSCAEANAGGQAVIARVNGAPLTKAQLDLAMRLSGLPDNDAARAALKKDLIAGEVVRQVADKAQYGKRAEVVEAAKSATARAESELYLRDNVHPAAVTDAQVKARYDAIVASLGEKEFKTRIISVKDDATASVVLDKLKSGAGFENLARQYSEASNKNAGGDLGWVSFKTPVQEGKTAGLPLDLARAIADLPAGGTTKAPVIVDGSRIIVRVEEARPTQVPAYEQAKGPIRQQLEAVERKQATDALVSKLVGQANVQ; encoded by the coding sequence ATGGAAAACCGGATGTCGAAAAAATGGAGCGGGGTACTGGCGGCGCTGCTGGTGGCTGGCGTACCTGTCGCGGGATCGTGCGCGGAAGCGAATGCGGGCGGGCAGGCGGTGATTGCGCGGGTGAACGGCGCGCCGCTGACGAAAGCGCAACTCGATCTCGCGATGCGGCTCTCCGGCCTGCCGGACAACGATGCGGCTCGCGCGGCGCTGAAGAAGGATCTGATCGCCGGTGAAGTGGTTCGGCAGGTGGCCGACAAGGCGCAATACGGCAAGCGCGCCGAAGTCGTCGAGGCGGCGAAGAGTGCGACGGCGCGCGCGGAAAGCGAGCTGTATCTGCGCGACAACGTGCATCCGGCGGCGGTGACCGATGCGCAGGTCAAGGCGCGCTACGACGCGATCGTCGCGAGCCTGGGCGAGAAGGAGTTCAAGACGCGCATCATCAGCGTGAAGGACGATGCGACGGCCAGTGTCGTGCTGGACAAGCTCAAGAGTGGTGCAGGGTTCGAGAACCTGGCGCGGCAATACAGCGAGGCGTCCAACAAAAACGCGGGCGGCGACCTCGGTTGGGTCAGCTTCAAGACGCCGGTGCAGGAGGGCAAGACGGCCGGGTTGCCGCTGGATCTCGCGCGTGCGATCGCCGATCTGCCGGCCGGCGGGACGACCAAGGCGCCGGTGATCGTCGACGGTAGCCGGATCATCGTGCGAGTCGAGGAAGCGCGTCCGACGCAGGTGCCGGCGTATGAACAGGCCAAGGGCCCGATCCGGCAACAGCTCGAGGCGGTGGAGCGGAAGCAGGCGACCGACGCGCTGGTTTCGAAACTGGTGGGGCAGGCCAACGTTCAGTAA